The sequence below is a genomic window from Myxococcus xanthus.
GCGGGTGGTGCCCCTTGCACGCGACACGGCCATGGGCACATTCTTTCCATCGGCTTCCCCGGGGAGGTGGGCGATGCTTTCCATCCAGGAGCACGCAACGGTGGATGAGGCGAGCAGTGAGCTGCTCGACTTCGTTCTCGAGCCGTACAACTGGCTGTCACTGCCACGAACAGGCATGGACCCGGCAGCATGGCCCGGGCAGAACACGCTCTATCAGCGCCGCGTGGGGTCGCTGCGCATCTGCGCGTCCGTGGACGTGGCGGCCACGCTGGACGTTTTCCTGCACATCGCCTTCCGTGCACCGGGCCTCACGCCGGTGAAGGCGGCGGACCATCTGGAGAGCTTCCTCAAGCAGCGGCTGCCACTGACGCCCAACTCCGAATGGCAGGTGGAGGTGGACGAGCGCCGGTGGATTCACTTCTCGCGGCGCTACGCGGGCCCTCACCTCAAGGCGTGAGCGGCTCCAGCCGGTAGTGGCGCAGCGGCTGCGCCACGTTCTTCACGGGCGTCTCCGTCAGGGGCCCGAAGCGCAGGCCCTGGAAGAAGGGCTCATCCGAGCCCACCAGCGCGTCATGCACGCGCTCCATCACCAGTGTCTCCCGGAAACCCGCCAGTGACTGGAGGCGGGCCGCCTGGTTCATGCCGCTGGAGAAGGCCGTGTACTGACGGTTGGGCCCGAAGAGGCCGCAGTTGGCGTGCGCCAGGTTGACGCCCACCGCCACACCCAGGCCCGGCAGCTTCACGCGCTCACACAGCGCCGCCACTTCCTCGCGCGCGCCCAGCGACGCGGTGAAGGCCTGGATGTCACACGCAGCCCGCACCGCCGCCTGCGCGCGCTCGCGTGGCGTGCCCTTGAAGAAGGGCGGCCCGAAGAGGCCGATGACACAGTCACCGACCATCTTGTCGAACACGCCGCCGTGCTCCCAGATGCAGCCCACGGCGCGCTGGCTCCACTCATCCACGAAGCGGCCGATGTTGCGCGGGCTGTCGAAGCCCTGCTCGCAGATGCGGGTGAAGCCGTTGATGTCCGCGAAGAGGATGCCCACCTCCTGGTCCTGCGCCCGCAGGTACTGGGCGTAGGCGGGGTCGTGCAACAACGCGTCGATGATGGCGTTGGGGAAGAACTGCGACAGGTGGATGCGCTCGCGGTTGTAGTCCTGGAGCCGCTGACTCAGCGTGGACGCCAGCACCCGGATGAGGTCCATGGCGTAGGAGGAGAAGCCGCTGTCGTTCCACACGACAATCTTCCCCAGCGGGCCCTGCGCGGCGGCGCCGGAGATGAGCACGGCCTCGGTGGTGCGGCCGGAGAAGAGCCGCCGCAGCGTGGACTCCTCGCTCAGGAGCAGCCGGGGGCCGTGCTGACGGATGGCAGCCTCCAACCCCGCATGGGGCTGCTCGCCGCTTTCGAACTCCAGGTGCCCGTTGCGATAGGTGCGGTAGTGCAGCACATGCGGCTGCACCGCGTCCCGGTACAGCAGCAGGAAGCCTGGCAGGCGCACGCGCTGCGCCAGCGTCAGCACGGCCAGGTCCATGCCCGCTTCGAAGACGGGGTTGGCCAGATGGCTGTTGCACTGGAGGATGAGCTGGTGCTTCTCCGACGCGGTGTGCACCAGGCACAACACCGTGTCGAGCTGCTCCGCCACGGTGTCCAGCACGCGCAGCAGGCGCGCGGAGGAGTCCGGCGCGGTGGCGTCGTTCGCGAAGAGCAGGCCGAACACGCCCACGCGCGTTCCCGCCACGTCCAGGGGCTGGCTGACCAGGGTGTCCGCCCCCAACCGGCGCACGCCCACGGCACCTTCCAGCAGCGCGCCGGGGTGACGGTCGCTCCAGTCCCCCTCGTTCCACGTCTGCTCCACCAGCTCCTCGTCGCGCGTGGTGATGGCCACGGCCTTGGCGCCGGTGAGCGAGAGCACCAACGGGAAGCAGCGCTTGAAGGTCTGCGTCAGCGTCTCACGCCCGCGCAGGCTGTCCTCCAAGGCGTCATCCACCGCGCGCTGGAGGGTGCGCAGCGCCTTGTACTCCTCCAGGGTGATGTCGGTCATGGGCTGCCCTTCTATCGCCGCCCGGGCGGTGCTGTCACAGCGCGGGCGTCTGTTGCTGGCCGCCGGACACCTGTCCGTCCGCCACGTCGATGAGCCAGTACCCCTCGTGTCCGGATTCGGTGGAGGAGCCCGCGCCGAAGACATGGGGCCGGTCGGCGGTGGCGGGATGGTGGTAGCGCCGGTGGATGTGGCCGTGCAACACCGCGTAGCGCGGGCCCGGCAGCAGCTTCAGCAAGGCGTCCGCGTCCCGGAGGCCATGGTGCCAGCGGTCCGGTCGCCCATGGGGATTGAGCGGCGCGTGGTGCACCACCACCAGGATGGCGCGCCCCTCCAACCGGGCGTCCTTCAGCAGCGCGGCCAGGCCTCCAAGCTGGGCCTCGCCGATGACGCCGTAGGACAGGCCCGGCGTGCGCGGCACACGGGCGGACAGCAGTCCCACCACCGCGGCCTCGGTGCCCAGCAGCCGGACGAAGGGAAAGGCGCCCTCACGGCGGTACTCCGGCAGGTCGCTCTCCAGCAGGTGGCCGAAGTATTTCGCGAAGCGTCCGGTGCGGTGGCTCCCGGGCGTGAAGACGTCGTGATTGCCGGGGATGACGGTGCAGCGACGGGGGTCCTCCGCCAGCGCGCCCAGGGACTGGCGGGCGCCGCTGAACTCGGCGTCCAGCGCGTACGCCGTCAGGTCGCCGGAGAGGATGAAGTGGTCCACCTGCGCGGCCTGCGCGTCCCGGGCAATGGCGGCCAGCGCCTGGGGCGCGCGCGCATACCGCCGGGCGCGGCCTCCCACGGTGAGCTCCGCCAGGGCCATCCAACGTCGCCAGCCCAACCGGTGCAGCGGAAGCGCGAAGTAGTCCTCGGTGATGTGGACGTCGGAGCAGTGGGCGATGCGCATCGAGGGGATTTCCGCCAATCACGACGAACGTAGCACCCACCTCCGGGGGCGTCGACGAAGCAGGCCACGGGCACTGCGGCGGGCCCCCCGCGTCGGTTATGGTCCCCCGCGACGATGATTCACTCCGCGTGCCCGCACGCCCTCCTTCCCCACGGACCTCGGGGGCGCCCATGAGCCAGGTCCGAGGCCGCTTCGCCCCCAGCCCCACCGGGCGCATGCACCTGGGAAACATCCGCAGCGCGCTGCTCGGCTGGCTCCAGGCGAGGGCGGCCCACGGCCGCTTCCTGCTGCGCATCGAGGACCTGGACCGCGCGCGCTGCAAGCCGCAGTACGTGGACGACCTGCTGCGCGACATGGAATGGCTGGGGCTGGACTGGGACGAGCAGCCCGTCTTCCAGAGCCAGCGGGACGGCCTCTACCGCGACGCCCAGGCCCGGTTGGAACAAGCAGGGCGCGTGTATCCCTGCTTCTGCACACGCGCGGAGATTGCACGGGCCGCCAGCGCGCCTCACGGACTCTCCGACGAAGGCCCCCGCTACCCGGGCACCTGCGCGCACCTCACCCGCGAACAGATTTCCGAGCGCGCCCGCACGCGCCCCCCCGCGTACCGCTTCCGCGCGGTCCCCGGCGAGGTCCGCTTCGTGGACGGCTTGCAGGGCTCGTACTCGCAAGACGTGGACGCGGTGGTGGGCGACTTCGTCGTGCGGCGCAACGACGGCGTGGCCAGCTACCAGCTCGCGGTGGTGGTGGACGATGCGGCCACGGACATCACCCACGTGCTGCGCGGGGATGACCTGCTCTCCTCCACGCCCCGGCAGCTCCAGCTCTACGCCGCGCTCAGCCTGCGCGCGCCCGACTTCCTCCACGTCCCGCTGGTGCTGGGCGAAGACGGCAAGCGTCTCGCCAAGCGCGAGGGTGCCTTCGCGCTCGCGGAGTTGCGTGAGCGTGGCGTGGCTCCCGAGCGGGTGCTGGGCCTGCTCGCCTCATGGAGTGGATGGGGAGACGGTGGCCCCCTGACGCTCGCCGAACTGGTGCACAGCTTCCGTCCCGAAAGACTGCCGCGCACGCCCATCGTCGCGGGAGAGGCCGCGCTCCGAGAAGCACTCGGCCTGGGGTGAGCCCGGGCTCCGCCCTCCTCCACGGCGAGACATCCGGGCGCGGCGGAATCGTGCCTCCGCTGCCCCATGGCCATGTTTGCCGCGAACACGAGCGCCTCCTTTCCGCTCGAGGCGCTCCCAGGCATCAGGAGGGGCAGCACCATGGCAGCCATCGTCGAGAACCAAGCGCCCGGCGTCGTCTCCGCCGTCGCGGGCAACCCCTACAAGCTGAGCTGGGGCTCCATCTTCGGAGGCGCCTTCGTCGCCCTGGCCCTGTGGCTTCTGCTGAACTCGCTCGGCCTGGCGCTCGGGCTGTCGTCGATAAACCCCAATAACCCGGGCAGCGTCCGGGCCGCGAGCATCGGCACCGGCATCTGGAGCGCCATCGCGCCGCTCATCGCCCTCTTCTGCGGCGGCTTCGTCGCCGCGCGCTCCGCGGGCCGGCTGGACAAGGGCGGCGGTGCGCTGCACGGCGCGGTGATGTGGGGCTTGACGACGCTGGTGGGCACCGCCTTGCTGGGAATGCTGCTGTCGTCCGTCGTCGGCACCGCGCTGCGCGCGGGCGGCGCGGTGGTGGGGGCCACCGGCTCGGCGGTGGCGGGCGCGGCCTCGGGAGGTGGACAGGCCGCGCAGGCCTTCGGGTTGGATGCCAATGACGCGCTCGGCCCCATCAACCGGCGCCTCCAAGCGGAGGGCAAGCCGACCATCACCGCCAACCAACTCCAGGCCGCCACGTCCGAAGTCCTCAGCACCGCCCTGCGCACCGGCAACCTCGACCAGGAGGTGCTCGTCACGTCCATCGCGGACAACACGCGCCTGTCGCGCCAGGACGCGCAGGAGATCGCGGGCCGGGTGAGCGGCCAGTTCACCGCGTTCCAGGGCAAGGTCGGTCAGGTGGGTGAGCAGGTCCAACAGGGCGCGCTGCAAGCAGCGGAGCCCACCAGCCGCGTCTTCTGGGGCATCTTCGCGTCACTGCTGCTGGGCCTCATCTCCGCGATGCTTGGCGCCACCGTGGGCGTGAGCCGCCGCCAGCGCATCGCCGCTGAAGGCGCCGTCATCACCACGCCGCCCACCCGCCCCACGGAGCCCCCCCTGCCCCGCCGCGAGGTGTATCCGTAGGGGAAGGCTGGCGCGGTCGTGAGCGCCGTCCCCGAGGGCTCACGGCCGTCGCCTTCCACACACTCCGCTCCGCGCCACGCCCGCACGCGCGCATGCGTTAACATTCTCCCCGACCGAGGCGGCGAGCCCAGGCACGCGGCGGCGTCGCGCGCCTCTCGGGGGGACATCCATGAACCAGAGCACCACGTACCTGCTGTGTCTCACCGCGCTGGCCACCGTCTCCAGCGGCTGCTTCCTGCGCACGGGCTACATCCTCGACGCGCTGAACACACCCGGAGACCCGCAGGCGGCGCCGCTGCCCGTGCCCATCCAGGAGCGCGCGGCGCGCATCACCCGCACGCACCTGGTGGACGCCTACGCCGACCCCACCGAAGCCGCGCGCTGGATGTCCGCGATGGGCAACGCGCCCCAGCCCATCCTCGAGCAACTGGACTGCCTGAAGCAGAGCGCGGGCGGCAGCAACAGCGCGTGCTACGAGCGATTCCTCAAGACCGCCATGGAGCCGCCGCAGTGGGGCCTGCCGTCGCTGCCCACCACGGTGGACCCCGCCGCGCCCTCACCGCGCGAAGTGGACGCCGCGCGCTTCCTGGCCAACACGCTGGGCATCGCCGCGTCGCTGGTGGCCCTGCGTGATGCCCAGGGGGACCGCGTGCCCATCCAGGTGCTCACCCGCGGCATCCGCGAAGGCGCCGAGTCCGCCGCGCAGTACGTCAGCGTCCGCAAGTGGAACCGCACGCTGGGACGCCCATCCAACGCCATTGTCCTGAGCGGCGGCGGCGCCAATGGCGCGTTCAGCGCGGGGGCCATCTGGCGCCTGCTCGGCGTGCTGGAGCAGTGCCGCGGCAAACCGGCGCCGGAGGGTTGTGGAGACGCGCGTATCGACCTGGCGGCGGGCAGCAGCACCGGCGCGCTCATCAGCACGCTGGTGGACCTGTTCCACACGCCGGGCCACGAAGAGGCCGCGCGCCAGCTCCTCGTCAGCAACTACACCTGCTCGGTGGAGTCGGACCTGTACTGCGTCAACAACACCTGGATTTGGAAGATTGCCTCCAACCTGCGTGGCCTGGTCCAGTTCGACGGCATCTACGGCAAGCTCCGCGCGGCGGTGGTCCCCGAGCAGCTCACCAACGGCACGGAGCTGGTGGCCGTCTCCGTGGACTTCGACACCGGTGACGTCTTCGGCATCAGCGACCAGGACCCGGCGAACTTCGACCCGAACGCCACCGAACAGCAGCGCGTGGAGGGCATCATCAACGGCGTCGTCGCCTCCATCGTGGAGCCCGTGCTCGCCGACCCGGTGCCGTGGCTGCCGTCACACACCGGGAGGATGAAGGGCTCCTTCTTCGACGGCGGCGTGCGCTCCGGACTGCCGCTGCTCCAAGCCGTTCAGCGCGGTGCCGAGCGCGTGCTGGTCATCTCCACCGGCGGCGTGGAGCCGTCACCGGAGAACCCGCCGGACAACGCCGTCAGCGTGCTGATGCGCACCATCGACCTTTTCGTCGCCCAGCCGCGCGTGGGTGAGGTGCAGCAGGGGGAGATGGCCGCCGTGGGCCGGCGCTTCGCGGAGCACAACGTCTGCGTGGAGCGCCTGGCGAACGTGGCCGACGCCGCCAGCGTCAACGCCTTCTGCCGCCGCACGGGCATGGGCTTCGTCCCGCGCGAGCCCGCGGCCCTCAAGGCGGCCACCAGCATGTGGCTGGGCTCCGCCCGCTTCGACCAGGTGGCCTCCAGTTGGCGTTCATCGTGGATGTTCCGTCCGGACTCGCAGCTCCAGATGGCCAGCGGCTACGGCTTCTCGCCGGAAGTCATGCGGCC
It includes:
- the gluQRS gene encoding tRNA glutamyl-Q(34) synthetase GluQRS, with product MSQVRGRFAPSPTGRMHLGNIRSALLGWLQARAAHGRFLLRIEDLDRARCKPQYVDDLLRDMEWLGLDWDEQPVFQSQRDGLYRDAQARLEQAGRVYPCFCTRAEIARAASAPHGLSDEGPRYPGTCAHLTREQISERARTRPPAYRFRAVPGEVRFVDGLQGSYSQDVDAVVGDFVVRRNDGVASYQLAVVVDDAATDITHVLRGDDLLSSTPRQLQLYAALSLRAPDFLHVPLVLGEDGKRLAKREGAFALAELRERGVAPERVLGLLASWSGWGDGGPLTLAELVHSFRPERLPRTPIVAGEAALREALGLG
- a CDS encoding patatin-like phospholipase family protein, encoding MNQSTTYLLCLTALATVSSGCFLRTGYILDALNTPGDPQAAPLPVPIQERAARITRTHLVDAYADPTEAARWMSAMGNAPQPILEQLDCLKQSAGGSNSACYERFLKTAMEPPQWGLPSLPTTVDPAAPSPREVDAARFLANTLGIAASLVALRDAQGDRVPIQVLTRGIREGAESAAQYVSVRKWNRTLGRPSNAIVLSGGGANGAFSAGAIWRLLGVLEQCRGKPAPEGCGDARIDLAAGSSTGALISTLVDLFHTPGHEEAARQLLVSNYTCSVESDLYCVNNTWIWKIASNLRGLVQFDGIYGKLRAAVVPEQLTNGTELVAVSVDFDTGDVFGISDQDPANFDPNATEQQRVEGIINGVVASIVEPVLADPVPWLPSHTGRMKGSFFDGGVRSGLPLLQAVQRGAERVLVISTGGVEPSPENPPDNAVSVLMRTIDLFVAQPRVGEVQQGEMAAVGRRFAEHNVCVERLANVADAASVNAFCRRTGMGFVPREPAALKAATSMWLGSARFDQVASSWRSSWMFRPDSQLQMASGYGFSPEVMRPLFKEGVKHFQQRCREVLRLFEIQGTLAAAECDKPVDDAVSEAEARFAPLAQCMKGKPEQRSCK
- a CDS encoding adenylate/guanylate cyclase domain-containing protein, which translates into the protein MTDITLEEYKALRTLQRAVDDALEDSLRGRETLTQTFKRCFPLVLSLTGAKAVAITTRDEELVEQTWNEGDWSDRHPGALLEGAVGVRRLGADTLVSQPLDVAGTRVGVFGLLFANDATAPDSSARLLRVLDTVAEQLDTVLCLVHTASEKHQLILQCNSHLANPVFEAGMDLAVLTLAQRVRLPGFLLLYRDAVQPHVLHYRTYRNGHLEFESGEQPHAGLEAAIRQHGPRLLLSEESTLRRLFSGRTTEAVLISGAAAQGPLGKIVVWNDSGFSSYAMDLIRVLASTLSQRLQDYNRERIHLSQFFPNAIIDALLHDPAYAQYLRAQDQEVGILFADINGFTRICEQGFDSPRNIGRFVDEWSQRAVGCIWEHGGVFDKMVGDCVIGLFGPPFFKGTPRERAQAAVRAACDIQAFTASLGAREEVAALCERVKLPGLGVAVGVNLAHANCGLFGPNRQYTAFSSGMNQAARLQSLAGFRETLVMERVHDALVGSDEPFFQGLRFGPLTETPVKNVAQPLRHYRLEPLTP
- a CDS encoding metallophosphoesterase family protein; its protein translation is MRIAHCSDVHITEDYFALPLHRLGWRRWMALAELTVGGRARRYARAPQALAAIARDAQAAQVDHFILSGDLTAYALDAEFSGARQSLGALAEDPRRCTVIPGNHDVFTPGSHRTGRFAKYFGHLLESDLPEYRREGAFPFVRLLGTEAAVVGLLSARVPRTPGLSYGVIGEAQLGGLAALLKDARLEGRAILVVVHHAPLNPHGRPDRWHHGLRDADALLKLLPGPRYAVLHGHIHRRYHHPATADRPHVFGAGSSTESGHEGYWLIDVADGQVSGGQQQTPAL